CCCGCGCGGCAACCTGGCGTTCCGCTGGTTCCTCGCCGACCAGGTACCCGAACAGCCACGGGTCCAGCTGGTCAAGATCGCCGACGCCCCGGATCGGGTGAGCTAGGGCGTAACCCGTTCGGTGGCCGCCGCCAACCCGAGATGCTCGCGCAGCGTGGTCCCGGTGTACTCGGCGCGGAACACCCCGCGCTCCTGCAGCAGTGGCACCACCTTGTCGACGAACGGGTCCAGCCCGGCCGGCGTGACGTGCGGGACCAGGATGAAGCCGTCGCTGGCATCGGCCTGCACCAGGGTGTTGATCTGCTCGGCCACCGTCGACGGCGACCCGATGAAGTTCTGGCGGCCGGTGACCTCGATGATGAGTTCACGGGTGGAGAGCTTTTCGGCTTCGGCCTTGGCGCGCCACTCGTTGGCCACCGCCACCGGATCCCGGTGCATGCGCACGCTGGCCCGGCCGCGGGCGATGGTGTTCTCCCCGACGATGGGATCCACCGTGGGCAGCGGTCCGTCCGGATCGTGGTCGGACAGGTCGCGGTTCCACAATTGTTCCAGGAACTTGATCGCGGTGGCCGGGGACACCTGGGCCAGCCGGACCTGGTGTGCGATGTCGGCGGCCTCGGCGTCGGTGTCGCCGAGCACGAAGGTCGCAGCGGGCAGGATGAGCAGCTCCTCGGGTCGGCGGCCGTACTTGTCCAACCGGCCCTTCACATCGGCGTAGAACGCCTGCCCCTCGGCCAGGGTGCCGTGCCGGGAGAAGATGGCATCGGCGGCGCGGGCGGCGAATTCGCGGCCGTGATCGGAGTCCCCGGCCTGGAAGATGACCGGGCGCCCCTGCGGGCTGCGCGGCACGTCGAGCCGCCCGCTGATGTCGAAATGCTCGTCGCGGTAGGAGAATTGGCCCGGGCTGCCGGTGGTGAGGAACTGTCCGGACTCCTTGTCGGCCACGATCTCATCGCCGGACCACGAATCGAACAGGGTGTGCGCGGCGGCCAGGAAGCTCTCGGCCCGGCTGTAGCGCTGGTCCTCGGCGAGGAACCCGCCGCGGCGGAAGTTCTCTCCGGTGAACGCATCCCAGGAGGTGACGACGTTCCAGGCGGCCCGTCCGTCGGACAGGTGATCCAGCGACGCGAACTGGCGGGCCACCTCGTAAGGTTCGTTGAAGGTGGAGTTGATGGTGCCGGTCAATCCGAGCCGCTCGGTGACCGCGGCCAGTGCGGCCAGCACCGTGAAGGTGTCCGGGCGGCCGACCACGTCCAGGTCGTAGATCCGCCCGCCTTGTTCGCGCAACCGCAGCCCCTCGGCCAGGAACAAGAAGTCGAACTTGCCGCGTTCGGCGGTCTGCGCAAAATGCACGAACGAGGCGAAATCGATGTGGCTGCCCGACGCCGGATCGCTCCAGACGGTGGTGTTGTTGACGCCGGGGAAGTGCGC
This region of Mycolicibacterium diernhoferi genomic DNA includes:
- a CDS encoding NtaA/DmoA family FMN-dependent monooxygenase (This protein belongs to a clade of FMN-dependent monooxygenases, within a broader family of flavin-dependent oxidoreductases, the luciferase-like monooxygenase (LMM) family, some of whose members use coenzyme F420 rather than FMN.), whose protein sequence is MSKPVKQIHLAAHFPGVNNTTVWSDPASGSHIDFASFVHFAQTAERGKFDFLFLAEGLRLREQGGRIYDLDVVGRPDTFTVLAALAAVTERLGLTGTINSTFNEPYEVARQFASLDHLSDGRAAWNVVTSWDAFTGENFRRGGFLAEDQRYSRAESFLAAAHTLFDSWSGDEIVADKESGQFLTTGSPGQFSYRDEHFDISGRLDVPRSPQGRPVIFQAGDSDHGREFAARAADAIFSRHGTLAEGQAFYADVKGRLDKYGRRPEELLILPAATFVLGDTDAEAADIAHQVRLAQVSPATAIKFLEQLWNRDLSDHDPDGPLPTVDPIVGENTIARGRASVRMHRDPVAVANEWRAKAEAEKLSTRELIIEVTGRQNFIGSPSTVAEQINTLVQADASDGFILVPHVTPAGLDPFVDKVVPLLQERGVFRAEYTGTTLREHLGLAAATERVTP